The window TAGCGCGCGGCCAGCTCCGCGGTGGAGCTGTCCAGCGCGTCGGCGCCCTCACCGGTCAGCAGCACCGGCTCGATCCGCTTGGCGAGCACCTTGCCGAGCTCGACGCCCCACTGGTCGAAGGAGTCGATGTTCCAGATCGCGCCCTGGACGAACACCTTGTGCTCGTACAGCGCGACCAGCTGGCCGAGCACCGACGGGGTCAGCTCCCCGGCCAGGATGGTGGTGGTCGGGTGGTTGCCCTTGAAGGTCTTGTGCGGGACCAGCTCGGCCGGCACGCCCTCGGCCGCGACCTCCTCCGGCGTCTTGCCGAAGGCCAGCGCCTGGGTCTGGGCGAAGAAGTTGGCGAGCAGCAGGTCGTGCTGGGCGACCAGGCCGTCGGGCAGGTCGGCGACCGGCCGGGCGAAGCCGATGAAGTCGGCCGGGATGACCTTGGTGCCCTGGTGCAGCAGCTGGTAGTAGGCGTGCTGGCCGTTGGTGCCGGGCGTGCCCCAGACCACCGGGCCGGTCTGCCAGCTCACCGGGTTGCCCTCGCGGTCCACCGACTTGCCGTTGGACTCCATGTCCAGCTGCTGGAGGTAGGCGGTGAACTTCGACAGGTAGTGCGAGTACGGCAGCACCGCGTGCGCCTGGGCGTCGAAGAAGGCCCCGTACCAGACGCCGAGCAGGCCGAGCAGCAGCGGGACGTTCTCCTCGGCGGGAGCGGTGCGGAAGTGCTCGTCGACCAGGTGGAAGCCGTCCAGCATCTCGCGGAAGGCGTCCGGGCCGATGGCGATCATCAGCGAGAGGCCGATCGCCGAGTCGTAGGAGTAGCGGCCGCCCACCCAGTCCCAGAACTCGAACATGTTGGCGGTGTCGATGCCGAAGTCCGCGACGCCCTCGGCGTTGGTGGAGAGGGCGACGAAGTGCTTCGCCACCGCCTCGGTGCCGGCGTCCAGGCCCGCGAGCAGCCAGCTGCGGGCGGAGACCGCGTTGGTGATGGTCTCGATGGTGGTGAAGGTCTTGGAGGCGACGATGAAGAGCGTCTCCGCCGGGTCGAGGTCGCGGACGGCCTCGTGCAGGTCGGCGCCGTCCACGTTAGAGACGAAGCGGACGTCGAGGTCGCGGTCGGCGAAGGAGCGCAGCGCCTCGTAGGCCATCGCGGGGCCGAGGTCGGAGCCGCCGATGCCGATGTTGACGACCGTGCGGATCCGCTTGCCGGTGTGGCCGCGCCAGTCGCCGGCGCGGACCTGCTCGGCGAAGGCCGCCATCTTGTCGAGGACGGCGTGCACGGCGGGCACCACGTTCTCGCCGTCCACCTCGACGACGGCGCCGCGCGGGGCGCGCAGCGCGGTGTGCAGGACGGCGCGGTGCTCGGTGTTGTTGATCTTCTCGCCGCGGAACATCGCGTCCCGCAGCCGGGCGACGCCGGTGGCCTCGGCGAGCTCGCGCAGCAGGGTCAGCGTCTCGTCCGTGACCAGCTGCTTCGCGTAGTCCACGTGCAGGTCGCCGACCCGGAGGGTGTAGCGGCGGCCGCGCTCCGGGTCGGCGGCGAACAGCTCGCGCAGGTGCGTCTCGCCCAGCTCCGTGCGGTGCTTGCCGAGGGCGGCCCACTGCGGGGTGCGGTCCAGGGGGGTACGGGAGTCGGCACGGGTCTCCGACATCGGTGGCTCCTCGTTTCATCTGGGTGCAGATACCGGCAGGGCCAGGCGGGAGGGTTTTCGCGAGGTCGTGCGGGTACTGATGGTGCGCCGACTCCGTTGACGGCCTGCCCGGGGCCAGCCTATGCAACGTCGGGACCACCTGCGCACATTCCGTTCGGGGACGCTCCGTGGCCCGGCGGCCACCGGCCCGGCGGGCCGCCGCCGGGGTGCCCCCGGGCCGGCTGCGCGGACGCCGCCGACACCCCCGGACGGCGCGTCACTTCCGTTCGGAGCGGAGGTCGAGCCCGCGCAGCACCCGGTCGACCAGCTCCGGGTCGGCGCCGAGCTCGCTGCGGGCGGCCAGCATCTCGCGCCGGGAGGCGGCGATCATCTCCTGCTCGACGCTGTACGCGGCGCGCCACTGGCTCAGCCGCAGCTTGGCCTCGCTGGCCTCCTCCTCGGCGTACTTCTCCGGGCAGAGCCGGGCCAGCCGGTCGTGCTGACGGTCCCGCAGGCGATCGGCGACCTCGGCGGGCAGCTTGTCCTGCTCCTCCAGTTCGCCGAGCCGTTCGAGCCCGGCCCGGGCGGCCCGCCACCAGAGCTCGCGCACCGCCTGCTCGTGCTTGTCCTGGTCGATGTCCAGGTGCAGCCGCTTGGCCAGCCACGGCAGGGTGAGCCCCTGGACCAGCAGGGTGAAGAGGACGACGCTGAAGGCGATGAAGACCAGCCGGCCGCGTTCGGGGAAGCCCTCACCGGAGTCGACGGTCAGCGGGACGGCCAGGGCGAGCGCGACGGTGGCCACCCCGCGCATCCCGGACCACCAGAGCACCACGCTCTCCTGCCAGCTGATCGGGGTGTCCTCCTCCACGTCGGCCCGCAGCTTCCGGGAGAGCCAGCCGGCCGGCAGCAGCCAGAGCAGCCGGGTCACGACCACCACGGCGATGACGGCGGCCGCGTCGCCGAGCATGCTCGTCCAGCCGGTGCCGGCCTCCTTCAGGACGGTGGCCAGCTCCAGGCCGATCAGGCCGAAGGCGACCCCGGTGATCAGGATCTCGACGATCTCCCAGAAGGCGTTGCCCACCAGCCGGTAGGAGACGGCGTCGGCCTCCGCGGCGCGTTCCGCCAGGTAGAGCGCGCAGACCACGACGGCGAGCACACCGGAGCCGTGGATCTCCTCGGCCAGGGTGTAGGCGGCGAAGGGCACCAGCAGGTTGAGCGCGACCTGCTGGGTGGGGTCCTCCAGGAAGGAGGCGAGCTTGGCGTTGAGCCAGCCGAGGCCGACGCCGATGATGACGGCGAGGACGGCCGAGAGCACGAAGCGCAGCACCGCGTGGCCGGGCGAGAAGTCGCCGCTGACCACCGCGTCGATGGCCAGCGAGTAGATGACGATCGCGGTGACGTCGTTGAACAGGCCCTCGCTCTCCAGGATCGACACCAGCCGGCGCGGCAGGCCGATGCTGCCGGCCACCGCGACGGCGGCGACCGGGTCCGGCGGGGAGACCAGCGCGCCGACCGCGACGGCGGCCGCGACCGGCAGCGCGGGAAGCAGCGCGTGCACGGTGCCGGCGACCGCGGTGGTGGTGACCACCACCAGCGCGACCGCGAGCAGCAGGATGGAGCGGATGTTGGCCCGGAAGTAGCGGACCGAGGAGCGCCGGGCGACGGCGAAGATCAGCGGCGGCAGGACCAGCGGGAGAATCAGGTCCGGGTCGAGGGTGACGTCCGGGATCTGCGGGACCAGCGCCATGACGATGCCCAGCAGGGTCATCAGCACGGGCTGCGGCACGCCCGTCCGCCGGGCGAGCGGCA of the Kitasatospora sp. NBC_01246 genome contains:
- the pgi gene encoding glucose-6-phosphate isomerase yields the protein MSETRADSRTPLDRTPQWAALGKHRTELGETHLRELFAADPERGRRYTLRVGDLHVDYAKQLVTDETLTLLRELAEATGVARLRDAMFRGEKINNTEHRAVLHTALRAPRGAVVEVDGENVVPAVHAVLDKMAAFAEQVRAGDWRGHTGKRIRTVVNIGIGGSDLGPAMAYEALRSFADRDLDVRFVSNVDGADLHEAVRDLDPAETLFIVASKTFTTIETITNAVSARSWLLAGLDAGTEAVAKHFVALSTNAEGVADFGIDTANMFEFWDWVGGRYSYDSAIGLSLMIAIGPDAFREMLDGFHLVDEHFRTAPAEENVPLLLGLLGVWYGAFFDAQAHAVLPYSHYLSKFTAYLQQLDMESNGKSVDREGNPVSWQTGPVVWGTPGTNGQHAYYQLLHQGTKVIPADFIGFARPVADLPDGLVAQHDLLLANFFAQTQALAFGKTPEEVAAEGVPAELVPHKTFKGNHPTTTILAGELTPSVLGQLVALYEHKVFVQGAIWNIDSFDQWGVELGKVLAKRIEPVLLTGEGADALDSSTAELAARYRSLRGR
- a CDS encoding Na+/H+ antiporter is translated as MGQLPLLFVVLLASVVTMPLARRTGVPQPVLMTLLGIVMALVPQIPDVTLDPDLILPLVLPPLIFAVARRSSVRYFRANIRSILLLAVALVVVTTTAVAGTVHALLPALPVAAAVAVGALVSPPDPVAAVAVAGSIGLPRRLVSILESEGLFNDVTAIVIYSLAIDAVVSGDFSPGHAVLRFVLSAVLAVIIGVGLGWLNAKLASFLEDPTQQVALNLLVPFAAYTLAEEIHGSGVLAVVVCALYLAERAAEADAVSYRLVGNAFWEIVEILITGVAFGLIGLELATVLKEAGTGWTSMLGDAAAVIAVVVVTRLLWLLPAGWLSRKLRADVEEDTPISWQESVVLWWSGMRGVATVALALAVPLTVDSGEGFPERGRLVFIAFSVVLFTLLVQGLTLPWLAKRLHLDIDQDKHEQAVRELWWRAARAGLERLGELEEQDKLPAEVADRLRDRQHDRLARLCPEKYAEEEASEAKLRLSQWRAAYSVEQEMIAASRREMLAARSELGADPELVDRVLRGLDLRSERK